The Agrococcus carbonis sequence TGCCGCGATCGCTCCGATGAGCGCGACGGCGAGCGCGACCGCGAGCGCGGCGCGCACGTCGAGCGCCGCGGGAGCGGCGAAGGCCGCCGGCCCGACCGTCGCGCGGGCGGTCGGCCCGAGCACCCACCACAGCTCGGCGCCGCAGAGCGCGGCGAGGGGGAGCGCGACCGCCCGGTCGGCGAGCTCCCTGGCGCGGAAGCCGGCGGCGACGGCCATCGCGCACGCCGCGGCGGCGCACGCGCCGGCGATCGCGCGCACCGCGGCCGCGAGCAGCGCTGCCGCGCCGGGCACCGCGAGCGGCGGGTCGATCGACCCGCACCGCACGACGCAACCGGGGTCGAGCAGCGGATCGCGCGTGAGCGCCAGCAGGAGCGCGCTGGCCGCCGCCGCACCATAGGCGACTCCGAGCCACCGCCCCGCCGGGACGGCGAGGAGGGTCGCCGCGAGGTGCAGGAGCGCCGCCGGCTGCAGGCTCGCGATCACGAGCGCCGCGCCTCGGACCACCGCATCCTCCGCCCAGAGCGCGAGCGCGAGCGCCGGCCAACCCGCCGCGAGCACGGCGATCGCCGCGGCCGGCCCGCGCCACGGCTGGCCGCGGAGCCACGCCGCGCCCACCGCCGCGACGGCGAGCGCGACGCCGGCGGCTTGCACGAGCCACCGCTCGAGGGGCTGCTGCAGCCATTCTGCCGGCGGGAGCCCCGAGGCGTTCGGGATCGCCAGGGACGACGTGAGCGCCGACGTCGTCGCGGCGACCGCGGCCACGAGTGCGACGGCGAGGGAGGGCCGCGCGGCGGGGTGGCCGCTCATGACCGCTCCAGCGCTCCGGGCACCGTCATGACGATGCTCGTGCCCGCGCCGCTCGCGGAGTCGAGCGCGAGCGTGCCCCCGACAGCGCTCGCGCGCTCGCGCATGCCGGCGAGCCCGCCTGCTGGCGCGTCGCTCGCTCCTCCGACGCCGTCGTCGTCGATCCGCAGGTCGACGCCGTCGTCGACGCACAGCCGCATCCGCAGCGTCGTCGCACGCGCGTGCTTGACGGCGTTCGCGATCGCCTCGGCGGCGACGTAGTAGACCGCGAGCGCGACCTCGTCGCGCACGGGCGGCAGGGCATCCTCATCCGGCAGGGTGAGCGCCACCGGGATGGGCGCGGTGTCGGCGAGGCGGCGGAGGGCCGACACGAGCCCGTCGTCGAGCGGATGCGGCTGCAGACCGCGGCCGAGCGCGTCGAGCTCGCGGATGGCGTCGAGCAGGAGCTCGCGTCCTCGCGCGAGCGATGCTCCCGCATCGCCGTCGAGCGCGACCGGCAGCGACTCCACCGCGCGCGCGAGCCGCTCGACGGCCACGACCTCGAGCTCGGCCCGCAGCGCCTGCCGCTCCCTCGCGTCCGCCGCCGCGAGCCGCGCCGCCGAGCGCTCGGTCGCCGCCACGACCGCGGCGAGCGCCGCGGCCCGGTCATCGAGCCGCGCCCGGAGCCGCCGCGCCGTGGCACGCGCCTCCCGCGCCTCGTCGTCCTGCGCGCCATCGGCCACGGAGGAGCGCAGCGCCCGCTCGAGCCGTGGCTGCGCATCGCCGACCTCGACGGCGAGGTCGGTGGCCCAGTGCGGCTCCGCACGCGCCGCGAGCAGGATGAGCCCCGCGATGAGCGCCTGCGCCATCGCGTATCCGAGCAGCACCGCGAGCGACCACTCCCGCGGCAGCTGCAGCAGTCGCAGGAGCGCGGGTGCACCGATCGCGAGCGCCGCGAGCCACGCAGCGGCGCGCCATGCCGGCAGCCGTGAGCGGGTGACCGACCGGTGACGGCGCTCGGCGGCCGCCGCGAGCGGCAGCGCGGCGGCGAGGCCGAGCCAGGCCCACGGCACGGCGGCGGCAGCGGGCACGACCGCGACGACGCTCGCGACGACGATGAGCGCTCGCGCCGCCCACGAGCGGGGCCACCGCGCGCCGCCGCTCAGCAGCAGGTGGAGGAGCGCGGCGCGATGCCACAGGGCGGCGACGGGCCAGATCGCGGCCGCGAGCCACGCGAGGGCGAGCGCCGCCGCCGGCACCGCGAGCCGTGGGCGCCTGCGGGTCGCCAGCGCCACGAGCAGCCAGGCGCCGGCGAGCAGCAGGGCTACCCGATCCTGGTCCACGGGCCGCCGCCGAAGATGCCCTGGATGAGCAGGTCGCTGCCGTGCCCCGAGCGGACGTCGGTCAGCACGAGCGCATCGTCCTCGAGCGCCCAGCGAGCGGAGAAGAGCACCCGCCCGGCCGCCTCGCCGCACCCCGGCCCGGCGGGCCCGAGCTCGACGACGATGACGTCGCGGTCGACGCGATACGTGCTCCCCGGGCAATCGCTGCCCTCGGGGGGACCGAAGACGCCGTCCCGCAGCAGCAGGTCCCAGACCCCTGCGTGCCCTGCCGCATCCGACCGATGCACGCCGCGCGCCTCGAGATCTGCCGCCGACACCTCTCGGCGGTAGTGACCCTCGGGAAAGGGTCCGGGATCGCTCGCGACCGGCGTCGGCGCGGTCGTCGGCTCGGCCGCCGCCGAAGCGGCGCCCGAACATGCCGCGACGGGCTCGGCGCGCACGCCGAGCCCGCCCTGCAGCCGCTCGATGCGATCGGCGAGCCGGTCGAGGTCGACGGATGCGCGCAGCTCGGCCACGCGGTCGGCCACCGCAGCGCGCCACTCGGCGCGCGCCTCGGCGCCAGCGAGCACGACGCGCGCACCGGGATTCCGCGCGCACATTGCGCGCGCCTCGGCGGCGTCCGTGGGACGCGACTCGGCCGCCCACGCAGCGGTGTCCCGCGCGGCGCTCGCGATCGCCTCGCGATGCGCCGGCGAGAGCGCGTCGAGCGCGTCGTCGTTGCCGACGAGGGCGAAGGCGAGCGGATGCGTCGCGACGTCGCCCGCGGTCGTCGGCGCGTCGTAGAAGGCGTCGGCGAGCGCGAACATGCTGTCGAGCCACGGCTGCGGGCCGTCCTCGCGCGGCTCCGCGCCGAGCGCCTCGATCGTCGCCCAGACGTCCTCCGAGCGCGGCGCCCGCACGCTCGCGCCCGCGAGGTCGGCCGGACGGAGGGCGGCGGAGCCGTCGCCGAAGAGGTGCCGCATGCCGCCGGGCACGAGCGCGAGCGGAGTCGCGCCCGTCGGCTCGATGCCGGCGAGCAGGGCGTCGGCGAGGTCGCTCGTCGCGATCGCGTCGAGCGCCTCCTCATCGGCGACGAGGAACGGCACCTGCAGCACGCGCAGCGTGTCGACCCCCAACGCATCCCACGCCGACGCATGGACGAGCGCGAGGTCGAGCTCGCCGTCGAGCGCCGCGCCCGCGAGCACCTGGTTCCAGCCCGGCGACTCGCCGTCCTCGGGGAAGCGGCGCACCGCGACGTCGACGTCGCCGCCGGTCGCCGCCTCCACCCTGGCCGCGAACTCCTCGGCCGCGTCGAAGCTGAAGCGACCGGGCGGGTCGGCGACGCCCATCTCGAGGTGGATGACCGGCTCGGCGAAGCCCGCGATCCCGACCTCGGACGCGGTGCACCCCGTCAGCGCCGCTGCGGCCAGCAGCCCCGCGGCGACGCTCGCGGGGCGGCCACTCGATGGGTGCATGGGGCCGTACCGCCTCCCGCCGGATGACAGCGCCCATCGTACGCTCGCGGCGATCATTCCGCGCCGACCCGTTCGAGGGGGAGCGTGCCCAGCAGCACCGCGTTGAAGCCGAGCATCGAGAAGGGCTGCGGTACGCGCCAGTCGGTGAGCGTGAGCCGATCGCCCTCGACCGCCCAAGCCGCGTCGACCGCCACCTCGCCGAGGCCGGCGCCGCAGTGCCACTCGCTCGGACGGGAGGTGGCGGTCATCACGAGCCGGTCTCCGTCGATCGCGTACGTGCCGGGGCACGAGTCGCCCGAGGGCACGTGCAGGAGGTCGTAGCGGCCGCGGTCGAGCGTGAGGCGCAGCTCGCCGGCGTTCCCCCGCGCGACCTCGGCGGACTCCGGGTTGTCGTCCCCGCCGAGCGCGGCGGCGAGGTCGGCGACCTCCCACTCGACGGCGTACGTGCCGTCGAGACCCGCAGCGGCGGCGTCGGGACCCGCCGATCCCGGGCCCGCGCCGGGCTCTGGGCTCGACGCCGGATCGGGGGTGGCGGGCGCGGCGGCGTCCTCGCACGTCGCGATGTCGATCCGGGCGGCCTCGATGCCGTCGGTGAGCGTCGCGATCGCGTCGAGGTGGTCGGCGACCACCGCATCCGCCCGCAGCGCGCCGAGCACCGGTTCGAAGGCGCGCTCGATCTCGCGCACCGCGTCGTCGCCCGCGAGCGCGAGGCTCGCGCCGGCGCTGCACGCCTCGGCGGCGAGCGCCTGCTCGTCGTCGGCCCGGTCGAGGGCGTCGTCGGCGACAGCCGCGATCGCGCGCAGCACGGCCTCGCGGTCCTCGCCGAGCGCCTCGAGGGCGTCGCCGTCGGCGATGAGCACCGCGGTCGAGGGCCAGAGCCCCAGATCGACCGTCATGGTGCGAGCCCGCCAGTCTGCGTTGCGCGCGAGGAAGGCGAGCGAGTTCTCGTAGGCGCGGATGCTGCCGTCGGCGATGCGGGCGTTCCGCTCGCTCGGCGACGCGTCGACGTTGACGGCTCCGAGTGCCTCGATGGACATCGCGTTGATGTCGCCGTGCCAGCTGTAGAACGAGATGCCGTCGAAGTCGGCGAGCGTGTGCAGCGGCGCGTCGGCGATCGGGCGACGGATGGGCCCGGCGAGCACCGCCAGCCCCTCGACGCCGAGCGGTTCGACGCCGGCGAGCATCGCGTCGGGCAGGTCGCTCGCGAGCACGGCGCGCTGCGCCTCCACCGAGTCGAGCACCATCGGTGCGATGAGCGCGTCGAAGTCGCGCACCCCGAGCTCGCGGAAGGCACGGGCCCCGACGAGCCCGAGGTCGATCGCGCCGTCGGCGACGCCGCGCACGATGCGCTGCTCGACGCCGAGCGCCTGCGAGTCGAACTCCGACGCGACGTCGATGGTGACGCGGCCATCGGTGGCGGCGGGGAGGGCGTCCTGCAGCGCCTCGACCTCGGCGTCGGCGAGGCCCGCGACGAAGCCTAGGCGCAGCGCCACGGGCGAGGGGTCGGCCGGCGGGGCGGCGGAGGGGGAAGGGACGGCGCCCGGCGCGGAGCCGGATGCGGCGCATCCGGTCGTGAGCAGCAGGGCGGTCAGGATGGCGCCGATGCGCGCCGGCTGGTTCGTGTGCATGGCAGGACGGTAGGAGCGGATGCGGTGGCCGGGCATCCGTGCTGGCACGGCATCGCGCGCGGCCGGGCCCGGCCCGGCGCACCGCATCCGGCACGTCGCACCGCCTCCGGCACGGCGGTCGTCGGGGACGACGGACCTCCGCGCTCGCAGGAGCATCCGATACCGTCGAGGCCATGCGCGAGGTGACCGAGACCGAGCTGCGGCGCTGCTTCGTCAACGCGACCAGGCAGGAGCTCGAGCAGCTGCCGCTGCCGGGCCTGCACGAGATGATCTGGGACGAGCGCGAGTACCTCGGGTGGCGCGATCCGCGTTCCCCCCGGCTCGGGTACGTCGTGCACTGGCGCGGCGACGAGCTCGTCGGCCTCGTCGTGCGGGCGGCGCCGGGCGGGCTGCGCCCGGGCATCGCGGCGATGTGCGCGCTGTGCCACTCGACGCAGCCCGCGACGCAGGTGCGCATGTTCAGCGCCCGCCTCGCCGGTCTCGAGGGCGACACGGGCAGCACGATCGGCACCTACATCTGCGACGCGCTCGACTGCTCGCACATCATCCGCACCGGTCCGCCGCACCTGCTGACCGCCGACCGCCTCGCGTCGAGGTCGGAGGCGCTGCTCGGCCGCGTCACCCGCTTCACCGCGCGCGTCGAGCGCGCCATCCGCGATGCCTGATCGCCTCGTCGGCATCAGCCGCGTGCGGCCGTGGGGCGGCGTCGCGGTCGACCTCGAGTTCGACGGCGACCGCATCGCCTCCGTCGTGCCGCACGATCCGGGCCGGATGCGTGCGGGGATGCTCGACGGGCGCGGCCTGCTCGCGCTCCCGACCGTCGTCAACGCCCACGCCCACGTCGACAAGTCGTGGATGGGGCTGCCGTGGCAGCCGTACGGGGGCGAGGGCGGCACGGACGGCCGCATCCGCCACGAGCGGGCCCACCGCGACGCGCTCGGCATCCCGAGCGTCGAGCGCACGGCCGCCGTGCTCGACGCCCACGTGCGGCACGGCACGACCGCCATCCGCACCCACGTCGACGTCGACCTCGGCATCGGCCTGCGCGGCATCGACGCCGTGCGCGAGGCCGTCGACGCCTACGACGGCGCGATCGAGGCGACGATCGTGGCCTTCCCGCAGGACGGCGTGCTGCGCCGGCCGGGCGTGCTCGACCTGCTCGACGCGGCTGCGGCCGCGGGCGTCGAGCACATCGGCGGCCTCGATCCTGCCTCCATCGATCGGGATCCCGTCGGCCAGCTCGACGCGATCTTCGCGCTCGCGGAGCGCCACGGCGTCGGCCTCGACATCCACCTCCACGACGCCGCCGAGCTCGGGGCGTTCCAGCTCGAGCTGATCATCGAGCGCACCGACCGGCTGGGGCTCGCGGGCTGCGTGAACATCGCCCACGGCTTCGCCGTCGCGCAGCTGCCCGAGCCGCGCCGACGTGACCTGCTGCAGGCGTGCGGCGCGCTCGGGATCACGTTCACGACCGTCGCGCCGCTGCGCCTGCCGCAGCTGCCGATGGCCGAGCTCGACGCGGCCGGGGTCGGCGTCGCCTTCGGCACCGATGGCATCCGCGACCTGTGGAGCCCGTACGGCGACGGCGACACGCTCGCGATCGCCCGCCAGTTCGCCCGGGCGTCCTCGATCGTGCGCGACGACGATCTGCGGCGCGTCGTCGAGCTCGCGACCAGGGACGCCGCGGCCTTCGTCGGCCGCGAGGTGCACGACCTCGTGCCCGGCGCCCGCGCCGACGTGATGCTGCTCGACGCCGAGCACGCGATGGATGCGCTCGTGCGGGCGCCCGCGCGGCTCGCGGTCGTGGGCGGCGGGCGGCTGCTGCACGACGAGCGCGACGCGCGCCACGATCGCGACGAGCACCAGGAGCGCGACGCGCGCCCCGACGACGAGCACGACCGGAACCCCGGAGGTCCCCATGGCTGACGCCTTCATCCTCGACGCCCTGCGGACGCCCCGCGGCCGCCGCCGCGGCGCGCTCGCCGAGGTGCATCCCGTGCAGCTCGCCGGCGGGCTGCTCGCCGCGCTCGAGGGCCGCGGCGTCGCGCCCGACCGCATCGACGACGTCGTGCTCGGCACCGTCTCGGCGGTCGGCGAGCAGGGCGGCGTGCTCGCACGCGCGGCCGTCCACGCGGCAGGCTTGCCCGACACGGTCCCCGGCATGCAGGTCAACCGGTACTGCGCATCCGGGCTCGAGGCCGTCACCGCGGCAGCGGGCCGGGTCGCCGCCGGCTTCGACGACCTCATCGTCGCGGGCGGCGTCGAGTCGATGTCGCGCGTGCCGCTCGGCGCCGACGGCGGTCCGTACGCGACCGATGCCACGATCCTCAAGCCCTGGAGCCTCATCCCGCAGGGCGTGAGCGCCGACGCGATCGCCTCGAAGGACGGCATCTCCCGCGAGGAGGTCGACGCCTACGCGCTGCGCTCGCAGCAGCGGGCCGCGCAGGCGTGGGAGGAGGGGCGCTTCGCGCGCTCGATCGTGCCCGTCGCGACGCCGGACGGCGTGCCGCTGCTGGACCGCGACGAGCACCTGCGGCCCGGCACCACGATGGAGGCGCTCGCGGGCCTCGCGCCCGCCTTCGAGGTCTTCGGCGCGAGCGGCTTCGACGCGGTCGTGCGGCGCGAGCACCCCGAGATCCGGCAGCTCGAGCACGTGCACACCGCCGGCAACTCGTCGGGCATCGTCGACGGCGCGGGCGTCGTCGTGGTCGGCAGCGGCGCGACGGCCGACGCGCTCGGTCTGGCGCCGCGCGCCCGCATCGTCGCGGCGACTGCGGTCGGCTCCGATCCGACGCTTATGCTCACCGGCCCTGTCGCGGCGACCGAGCGCGTGCTCGAGCGAGCCGGGCTCGCCCTCGACGACATCGACCTCTTCGAGGTCAACGAGGCCTTCGCATCCGTCGTCCTGCACTGGCTGCGCGAGACCGGCGCCGACCCTGAGCGGACCAACGTCTCGGGCGGCGCGATCGCGCTCGGCCACCCGCTCGGCGCGACCGGCGCGATGCTGCTCGGCACCGCGCTCGACGAGCTCGAGCGCCGCGACCAGCGCCGCGCGCTCGTCACGCTCTGCGTCGGCGGCGGCATGGCGTCGGCGATGGTGATCGAGCGGGTCTGAGCCGCAGCGGGCGGACCGCTCGGTAGGGTCGTGCGGGTGAGCGACGACGCCAAGCAGCCCGAATCCGCCAAGCAGCCCGACCCGGTCGTGACCGACGAGCTCGTCACCACCCGCCACACGCTGACGACGCCGGAGGGCGAGCTCGCGTACACGGCTCGCGCAGGCCGCGTCGTGCTGTGGCGCGAGCACGTCGAGGACGACGTCTTCCAGGGCCGGAAGCCGCGCGCGCAGGTCGCGATCACCTCGTACACGCTCGACGGCGCCGACCCGACGACGCGCCCGGTGACCTTCGCGTTCAACGGCGGCCCGGGCTCGGCGAGCGTCTGGCTGCACATGGGCGTGCTCGGCCCCAAGCGGGTGCTGATGGGCGACGCCGGCGAGCTGCTCCCGCCGCCCTACGGCATCGCCGACAACCCCGAGTCGCTGCTCGCGGTGAGCGACCTCGTGTTCATCGATCCGGTCTCGACGGGGCGCTCGCGCGCGGTCGAGGGGCAGAAGCCCAAGGACTTCCACGGCTTCACCGCCGACATCGAGTCGGTGGCCGAGATCATCCGCCAGTGGGTGAGCGCCGAGGGGCGCTGGCTGAGCCCGAAGTTCCTCGCGGGGGAGTCGTACGGCACCACGCGCGCCGCGGGCCTCGCCCAGCTGCTGCAGGAGGAGCTCGGCATGTACCTCAACGGCCTCCTGCTCATCTCGAGCGTGCTCGACTTCTCGACCGCCAACTTCGAGCGCGGCGGCGACCGCGCCCACGCGATGTACCTGCCGTTCTACGCGGCGACCGCATGGCGGCACGGCTTCCACGAGGGGCGCTCGCTCGAGCAGGTCGTCGACGAGGCGCGCGCCTACGCGGCCCGCGACTACCCCTACGTGCTCGGCCGCGGCGCCCGCCTGACGGAGGACGAGCGGGCGGATGCGGTGGCTGCGGTCGCGCGCCTCACCGGCTTGAGCGAGGACTACGTCGACCGCGCCGACCTGCGCATCGAGCACTGGCGCTACTTCGGCGAGCTGCTGCGCGAGCAGGGCCGCACCGTCGGTCGCCTCGACTCGCGCTTCACCGGGCCCGCCGCGAGCGGCATCGCCGAGCACATGGACGCCGATCCCTCGATGGACGCGATCCTCGGGCCCTACGCCGCCGCGTACCAGCACTACCTGCACCACGACCTCGAGGTGCGCGACACGGGGCCGTTCCACGTCTTCGGCAAGGACGTCATCGAGCACTGGAGCTACAAGGAGTTCGAGAACGCGCCGGTCTACGTGATCGACCGCCTCTCGCGCGCCATGCGGCAGAACCCCCACCTCGCGGTGCACTTCGCCTACGGCTGGTTCGACGGTGCGACGCCGTTCTCGGCCGCGGAGGACTCCGTCGCGCACCTGCAGATCCCCGAGGAGCTGCGCGACAACCTCGAGCACCGCTACTACGAGGCCGGCCACATGATGTACGTGCATGGGCCCTCGCGCATCGCGCAGTCGGCCGACCTCGCCGACTTCGTGCGCCGCCGCAGCGGGCGGGCGGGCTGAGCCGCCGGAGGCGCACGCGAACAGTTCGTCGGTCGAGGAGCGCGCGCCGAACGCGCACGCCTGCCCCGCGTCGGTCGAGGAGCGCGCGCCGAAGGCGCGCCCGAACAGTTCGTCGGTCGAGGAGCGCGCGCCGAAGGCGCGCCCGAACAGTTCGTCGGTCGAGGAGCGCGCGCCGAAGGCGCACGCGTCACGAGACCCCGGCAGAAGTCCGCCTCAGCGCACCTCGAGACGGATGTTCCGCCCCGCCACGCCCACACGCGGACATCCGCTGGCGTCACGAGACCGCCCGCCGATGCGGTAGCCTGTCTTGGTTGCCTTCGGGCACCTCGATCGCGAGATCGACGGGCTGTGGCGCAGCTTGGTAGCGCACTTGACTGGGGGTCAAGGGGTCGCAGGTTCAAATCCTGTCAGCCCGACCACGAGCGAGGCCCCTCCTTCGGGAGGGGCCTCTTCGTCGTCTCGGGCGCTGGTGCCGTCCGGGGTTGACACATCACCGCCGAGGGAGCCGACTTGGCTCGTGAGCGCACGAGCCGTCGTCCTCGTCGAGGGGGAGAGCGACCGGCTCGCCGTCCTTGCCGTCGCACACCGCCAGCACCGCGACCTGCTGGCCGAGCGCATCGAGGTCGTCGCGATGCACGGCATCACGAACACCCGCTCCTTCGCCCGCCGATACGGTCCGCAAGGCCTCGCGCTGCCGCTCGCCGGACTCTACGACGCGCCCGAGGAGCACAAGCTGCGCATCGGGCTCGCCCAGGCGGGCATCGCCGCGGCGCGCACGGAGCCGCTCGCCCAGCTCGGATTCTTCCGCTGCGACCGCGACCTCGAGGACGAGCTCATCCGCGCGCTCCGCGCCGACGCCGTCGAGGCCGTCGTCGAGGCGGCGGGGGAGCTCCCCTCGCTGCGGCGCCTCGCGCAGATGCCGGTGCAGCGCGACTGGCCGCGCGAGCGCGTGCTGCACCGCTTCCTCGGCGTGCGCTCCGGCCGCAAGGCGCGCTACGCGCCGCTGCTCGTCGCGGCGCTGGCGTCCGGCGCCGAGCCTCCGCCGCTCCGCGCGCTGCTCGCGCACCTCGCGGCGCCCGCGGCGGGCGGCGACGGCTAGAAGGCGACCTCGATCGTCTCGTTCGCCTCGATGACCTCGCGCACCTGGTCGCTCGTGAACGCAGCCCGCAGCGCCTCGACGGCGGCCGGATCGGCGTCCTCGCGCACGACCACCTGCAGCGCGAAGCGGTCGTCGAGCTCGGTGATGAGGCCGTCGTCCTGCGGGGTGAGGCCGAGCGCGGCGATGTGCGACGGCCACTGGAAGACGAGATCCGCCTCCTCGTAGGCCGTGTTGAGCGACGGGATCGGCACCTCGAGGAACTCGACGCCCTTCGGGTTCTCGGTGATGTCGGCGACCGTCGCCTCGTACGGATCGACCGACGGGTCGAGCGTCACGATGCCCGCCTCGTCGAGCATCTTGAGCGCTCGGCCGAGGTTGGAGCGGTCGTTCGGCACGGCGATGGTGGCGCCCTCGGGGAGGTCTGCGATGTCGTCGATCGAGCTCGAGTAGAAGGCGATGGTGAAGTTGTAGACCGTCTGCACCGCCGTCAGGGAGCCGTCGTTGCCGGCGTTGAACTCCTGCATGAAGGGCTCGTGCTGCGAGAAGCTCGCGTCGATGTCGCCGCTCTGCAGGGTCACGTTCGTGGTGATGTAGTCGGCGATCTCGACCAGCTCGATCTCATAGCCGTCCTCGATCGCGTCGGCCGCCGCGAGCACGACATCCGTCATCGGCGGCTGCACCGCGGCCACCTCGAGCACCACCGGCTCGTCCGCCGTGCCGGGACCCGCGGCCGGCGCGCCGGCGCTGCAGCCGACGAGGCCCAGGGCGGATGCGAGGGTGATGCCGGCGAGCGCGGCGAAGCGAGTGCGGGTCATGGGCTGGCTGCTTCCTGGTCGAGGACACCCCGGATGCGCACGGACGGCACCATAGGGCGATTTGCTGGACTGCGTTCAACTATAGGGTGGTCGACGAACCGGGATCAGACATGGGGGAACTGCCGTGCCGCACGAAGCCGCCGAGGCGCCCGAGCACGTCGCGACGCTCGAGCGCGTCAGCGTGCGCTACGGCGACGTCGCCGCGCTCGACGACGTCAGCCTCGGCATCCGCAGCGGCGAGATCCTCGGCGTCGTGGGGGAGTCCGGCGCCGGCAAGTCGACGCTGCTGCGGCTCCTCGATGCGACCGAGCACCCCACGAGCGGCCGCGTCACCATCCTCGGCGCCGAGCCCGCGCGCCTGCGCGGGCCGCGCATCCGCGCCCTGCGCCGCCGCATCGGCATGGTCTTCCAGGGCTTCAACCTGCTCGGCAACCGCACCGTGCAGCAGAACGTCGCGCTGCCGCTCGTGCTCGAGCGGCGCGCCGACCCCGCGCGCGTGGCCGAGCTGCTCGACTACGTCGGCCTCGCCGATCGCGCGCGGCACTACCCGGCACAGCTCTCGGGCGGGCAGCGGCAGCGCGTCGCGATCGCCCGTGCGCTGGTGACGCGCCCGGGAATGGTGCTCGCCGATGAGCCCACGAGCTCGCTCGACACGCGAGCCACCGACGACGTGCTCGCGCTGCTCGCCCAGGCGCGCGCCGACTTCGGCACGACGGTCGTGCTCGTCACGCACGAGCTCGAGTCGGTCGCCGCGATCGCCGACCGCGTCGCCGTGCTCGAGCGCGGCGCGCTGCGCGACGTGCTGCCGGTGGCCCGCGGGGCGGCCCGCGATCGCGGCGGCAGCTACGCCGATCACGTGCGGCGGGTGCTCGGCGCGTGAACGAGGTGCTCGACTCGCTCGCCGAGAACGGCGACCAGATCGTCGTCGCGCTCGTCGAGACGGCGTTCATGCTCGGCTTCTCGCTCGCGGCGGCTGTGCTCGTCGGGCTGCCGCTCGGGGTGGCCATCTTCCTCACGCGCCCAGGTGGACCCAAGGAGCGCCGCGGCATCTGGCTCGTCGCGAACGCCTACGTCACCGTGGTGCGCTCGTTCCCGTTCCTGCTGCTCGTCGTCGTCCTCATCCCGCTCACCCGCCTGCTCTACGGCACGACCTTCGGCACCGGAGCGGCCACGTTCCCGCTGTGCTTCGTCGCGGTCGCGATCTACGCGCGGCTCGTCGAGCAGATCCTGCTCGAGATCCCCTCCGGCGTGCTCGCCGCCGCGCGGTCGATGGGGGCGGATGCGCTGCAGACGGTGTGGCACTTCCTGCTCGTCGAGGGCCGGTCCGGCCTGGTCTACGCGCTGACGTCCGCCGCCATCAGCCTCATCTCGTACTCGACGGTGCTCGGCATCGTCGGCGGCGGCGGACTCGGCGACTTCGCGCTCCGCTACGGCTACCAGGAGTACGACTGGCCGCTCATGTACACGACCGTCGCCGTCGTCATCGTGCTCGTTCTGCTGCTGCAGGCGGTCGGCGAGAAGGCGTCGGCGCTGCTCGACAAGCGGTAGCCTGCGCGCCCCGGCCGGAGGTTGTGGCCGGCGCCTGCGCGTCGTAGCGTGCGGGCATGGCGACCGTCCGCGCGGCGACCGAGGCCTTCCACCGCCTGCACGAGCAGGACACCTTCGTGATGCCCAACCCGTGGGACGCCGGCAGCGCCGTCACCCTGGAACGCATGGGGTTCCCGGCGCTCGCGACCACGAGCGCGGGCGCCGCGTGGAGCCTCGGCCGCGCCGACCGCGGGCTGCGGCTCGACGACGCGCTCGCGCACCTGCGCGAGCTCGCGGATGCGGTGGCGGTGCCGCTCAACGCCGACTTCGAGGGCGGCTACGCCGTCGAGTCCGAGGAGGTCGCCGAGCACGTCGCGGCTGCCGTCGCGACCGGCATCGCGGGGCTGTCGATCGAGGATTCCACGGGCGTCGCCGAGCACCCCCTGCACGATCGGGCGCTCGCGATCGAGCGCATCGCCGCGGCACGTCGGGCGATCGACGAGAGCGGCACCGGCGTGCTCCTG is a genomic window containing:
- a CDS encoding acetyl-CoA C-acetyltransferase, whose translation is MADAFILDALRTPRGRRRGALAEVHPVQLAGGLLAALEGRGVAPDRIDDVVLGTVSAVGEQGGVLARAAVHAAGLPDTVPGMQVNRYCASGLEAVTAAAGRVAAGFDDLIVAGGVESMSRVPLGADGGPYATDATILKPWSLIPQGVSADAIASKDGISREEVDAYALRSQQRAAQAWEEGRFARSIVPVATPDGVPLLDRDEHLRPGTTMEALAGLAPAFEVFGASGFDAVVRREHPEIRQLEHVHTAGNSSGIVDGAGVVVVGSGATADALGLAPRARIVAATAVGSDPTLMLTGPVAATERVLERAGLALDDIDLFEVNEAFASVVLHWLRETGADPERTNVSGGAIALGHPLGATGAMLLGTALDELERRDQRRALVTLCVGGGMASAMVIERV
- a CDS encoding S10 family peptidase: MSDDAKQPESAKQPDPVVTDELVTTRHTLTTPEGELAYTARAGRVVLWREHVEDDVFQGRKPRAQVAITSYTLDGADPTTRPVTFAFNGGPGSASVWLHMGVLGPKRVLMGDAGELLPPPYGIADNPESLLAVSDLVFIDPVSTGRSRAVEGQKPKDFHGFTADIESVAEIIRQWVSAEGRWLSPKFLAGESYGTTRAAGLAQLLQEELGMYLNGLLLISSVLDFSTANFERGGDRAHAMYLPFYAATAWRHGFHEGRSLEQVVDEARAYAARDYPYVLGRGARLTEDERADAVAAVARLTGLSEDYVDRADLRIEHWRYFGELLREQGRTVGRLDSRFTGPAASGIAEHMDADPSMDAILGPYAAAYQHYLHHDLEVRDTGPFHVFGKDVIEHWSYKEFENAPVYVIDRLSRAMRQNPHLAVHFAYGWFDGATPFSAAEDSVAHLQIPEELRDNLEHRYYEAGHMMYVHGPSRIAQSADLADFVRRRSGRAG
- a CDS encoding TOPRIM nucleotidyl transferase/hydrolase domain-containing protein, which produces MSARAVVLVEGESDRLAVLAVAHRQHRDLLAERIEVVAMHGITNTRSFARRYGPQGLALPLAGLYDAPEEHKLRIGLAQAGIAAARTEPLAQLGFFRCDRDLEDELIRALRADAVEAVVEAAGELPSLRRLAQMPVQRDWPRERVLHRFLGVRSGRKARYAPLLVAALASGAEPPPLRALLAHLAAPAAGGDG
- a CDS encoding MetQ/NlpA family ABC transporter substrate-binding protein, with protein sequence MTRTRFAALAGITLASALGLVGCSAGAPAAGPGTADEPVVLEVAAVQPPMTDVVLAAADAIEDGYEIELVEIADYITTNVTLQSGDIDASFSQHEPFMQEFNAGNDGSLTAVQTVYNFTIAFYSSSIDDIADLPEGATIAVPNDRSNLGRALKMLDEAGIVTLDPSVDPYEATVADITENPKGVEFLEVPIPSLNTAYEEADLVFQWPSHIAALGLTPQDDGLITELDDRFALQVVVREDADPAAVEALRAAFTSDQVREVIEANETIEVAF
- a CDS encoding methionine ABC transporter ATP-binding protein; translated protein: MPHEAAEAPEHVATLERVSVRYGDVAALDDVSLGIRSGEILGVVGESGAGKSTLLRLLDATEHPTSGRVTILGAEPARLRGPRIRALRRRIGMVFQGFNLLGNRTVQQNVALPLVLERRADPARVAELLDYVGLADRARHYPAQLSGGQRQRVAIARALVTRPGMVLADEPTSSLDTRATDDVLALLAQARADFGTTVVLVTHELESVAAIADRVAVLERGALRDVLPVARGAARDRGGSYADHVRRVLGA
- a CDS encoding methionine ABC transporter permease, with product MNEVLDSLAENGDQIVVALVETAFMLGFSLAAAVLVGLPLGVAIFLTRPGGPKERRGIWLVANAYVTVVRSFPFLLLVVVLIPLTRLLYGTTFGTGAATFPLCFVAVAIYARLVEQILLEIPSGVLAAARSMGADALQTVWHFLLVEGRSGLVYALTSAAISLISYSTVLGIVGGGGLGDFALRYGYQEYDWPLMYTTVAVVIVLVLLLQAVGEKASALLDKR